Proteins found in one Panicum hallii strain FIL2 chromosome 4, PHallii_v3.1, whole genome shotgun sequence genomic segment:
- the LOC112888705 gene encoding uncharacterized protein LOC112888705 — protein MEEEAPAAAERGRQLPWRGTVAVQAALCLALYAAFSLGEPQLFPRCGGGNGVDALGRGARGGGVAFLSVAGGSRAPAEQARLLRQMEAIAKVYEVKFVLDVSQSGENDPLRQNGSMYPLALNIPWYSTMSSHGRILGNFVKKVNMSYDQVLDIIGLDTGALQEPLHDGKISTLYREQTKWLERSLALTSGNWKIVVGYNPLVVCNEAEAPEIMKFYTPFQRIFTKFEVNAYVSTGGLCGYFHRDNSMLYIGHPSHGGDQTGVDGFFLHRVTPLEMESMLINVQGEVVQRSVVHQHGTGAM, from the exons ATGGAAGAGGaagcgccagcggcggcggagcgcggGCGCCAGCTGCCGTGGCGCGGCACGGTGGCCGTGCAGGCCGCGCTGTGCCTGGCGCTCTACGCGGCCTTCAGCCTCGGCGAGCCGCAGCTCTTCCCGCGTTGCGGGGGCGGCAACGGGGTGGACGCGCTcgggcggggcgcgcgcggcggaggcgTCGCCTTCCTCAGCGTCGCCGGCGGATCCCGGGCGCCCGCCGAGCAGGCCCGGCTACTGAGGCAG ATGGAGGCTATTGCAAAGGTTTATGAAGTCAAGTTCGTGCTGGATGTCTCTCAGTCTGGAGAGAATGACCCACTTCGGCAAAAT GGTTCCATGTACCCCCTAGCTCTGAATATACCCTG GTATTCCACCATGTCATCGCACGGTCGTATACTCGGTAACTTTGTGAAGAAAGTGAATATGTCGTACGATCAGGTTCTAGATATCATTGGTCTGGATACTGGGGCTTTGCAG GAACCTCTACATGATGGAAAAATAAGCACTTTATATAGGGAACAAACTAAATGGTTGGAGCGATCATTGGCACTTACCAGTGGTAATTG GAAAATAGTTGTTGGATATAATCCATTAGTTGTTTGCAATGAGGCAGAAGCACCGGAAATAATGAAGTTCTACACACCGTTTCAGCGTATTTTCACAAAATTTGAAGTG AACGCATATGTAAGCACGGGTGGGCTTTGTGGATACTTCCACCGTGACAATTCAATGTTGTACATTGGACATCCCAGCCATGGTGGTGACCAAACAGGTGTAGATGGCTTCTTCCTGCACAGAGTTACACCCCTAGAGATG GAGTCAATGTTGATAAATGTACAAGGCGAGGTGGTCCAGAGATCTGTTGTTCACCAGCATGGAACGGGAGCCATGTGA